From one Aspergillus fumigatus Af293 chromosome 8, whole genome shotgun sequence genomic stretch:
- the nop12 gene encoding rRNA-processing protein NOP12, with amino-acid sequence MGKKSKAQSDNVSQPGKTDVTLPFLGGKAAIDPTVASLFEKSAGPVKAPSVQPIITQRKENGPEDDVEKEEDDEEISELEEDLQSEDEDMQDVSEVAGDAERTLAVDTQAPSSKKRKRAPAEDLEETYMRRIAKEEQKEQEKRRAEKAKRQKVEEGGKDSDPVSDKSKDGRDESSEEEDEITVPRHETQSGDPESKELEKSNRTVFLGNVSSQAIKSKSAKKTLLKHLASFLSTLPESTGPHKVESIRFRSVAFASGGKVPKRAAFARREILDDTTPSTNAYVVYSTVQAARKAPAALNGTVVLDRHLRVDSVAHPSQIDHKRCVFVGNLDFVDNETDPEEDDKKKKKKKSGPADVEEGLWRTFNAHTKGSKERASTRGNVESVRVVRDRTTRVGKGFAYVQFYDQVCVEEALLLDGKKFPPMLPRKLRVTRAKKLPKKRDGPETGSHGKALGEGFSTLQGRAGKLFGRAGAAKMKAEGRKSISGNSVVFEGNRASEGSSRIKIKTKSRGSKGKPKNRSAKRAAAYQAAGGRKGKMAK; translated from the exons ATGGGCAAGAAAAGTAAGGCTCAGTCGGACAATGTCTCGCAACCAGGCAAAACAGACGTTACTCTGCCTTTTTTGGGCGGAAAGGCCGCCATTGACCCAACAGTGGCCTCACTGTTCGAAAAAAGT GCCGGTCCAGTGAAAGCGCCATCGGTGCAGCCCATCATCACACAGAGAAAGGAGAACGGGCCAGAAGATGATgtagaaaaggaagaagacgatgaagaaatttctgagcttgaggaggacCTGCAaagcgaagatgaagatatgCAGGACGTCTCAGAAGTCGCCGGTGACGCTGAGAGGACGCTGGCCGTGGATACCCAGGCCCCTTCGAGCAAGAAACGGAAAAGGGCCCCTGCAGAAGATCTCGAAGAGACTTATATGCGGCGTATAGCGAAGGAGGAACAGAAGGAACAAGAAAAGCGTCGCGCCGAGAAGGCAAAGAGGCAGAAAgttgaggagggaggaaaggATTCTGATCCTGTGTCGGACAAGTCTAAAGACGGGAGGGACGAAAGttcagaggaagaggacgaaaTTACAGTCCCCAGGCACGAGACTCAGAGCGGTGATCCGGAGTCCAAGGAACTCGAAAAGAGTAACCGTACCGTGTTCCTCGGCAATGTCTCGAGCCAGGCCATCAAGTCCAAatcggcgaagaagaccCTATTGAAGCATCTGGCATCCTTTCTTTCCACTCTTCCGGAATCTACAGGGCCTCACAAAGTCGAATCGATTCGGTTTCGGTCCGTGGCCTTCGCTAGCGGCGGAAAGGTCCCCAAGCGAGCTGCCTTTGCTAGACGTGAGATATTGGATGACACTACACCAAGCACCAACGCATATGTTGTTTACAGTACGGTGCAGGCAGCGCGGAAAGCACCTGCGGCCTTGAACGGCACCGTTGTTTTAGATCGACATCTTCGTGTCGACAGCGTTGCGCATCCCTCCCAGATCGACCACAAACGATGTGTCTTTGTTGGCAACCTTGACTTCGTCGACAACGAGACCGACCCGGAAGAAGACgataagaagaaaaaaaagaagaagtcgGGGCCCGCGGACGTTGAGGAAGGTCTATGGCGCACATTCAATGCTCACACCAAGGGATCTAAAGAACGGGCCTCGACCAGAGGCAATGTCGAGTCTGTCCGGGTAGTCCGTGACCGTACTACCCGCGTGGGCAAAGGCTTTGCTTATGTGCAATTTTATGACCAGGTCTGCGTGGAGGAAGCACTCTTGCTGGACGGGAAGAAGTTTCCTCCCATGCTGCCGCGGAAACTCCGGGTGACACGGGCCAAGAAGCTCCCCAAGAAGCGTGATGGCCCAGAAACTGGGTCTCACGGCAAAGCGCTGGGCGAGGGATTCTCGACGCTTCAAGGTCGTGCAGGTAAGCTCTTTGGCAGAGCCGGCGCGGCTAAGATGAAGGCCGAAGGGAGAAAGTCTATATCCGGGAACTCGGTGGTGTTTGAAGGTAATCGTGCCTCAGAGGGATCATCGCGCATCAAAATTAAGACTAAGAGTCGTGGCTCCAAGGGCAAGCCGAAGAACCGGAGCGCCAAGCGAGCTGCAGCGTACCAGGCTGCTGGAGgcaggaaaggaaagatggcAAAATAG
- a CDS encoding CCCH zinc finger protein, with the protein MSSQGFSFPPPPPPPPQQQQPPQSTIPSGPPQYGYGSYGQRGGRGAGGHNRGRGRGFGNRGGQGGSFVTHHANHTPTYSSTPSSFGYGSINYTGFTPQSQPTGSCNNPSPHIASLGSPSFQHQSNTSSYASPQRFSQPPVVLGSPYQPQPSYDTAYAPSNAQSSLPYPPVMHSSQHTPQPVQAPMMSPPMRWGFEASPPTGTFASPRRSNQWTPRQSSTHQNQSSSNGNSMKHGGKRDHASAFGGKPPTVAPSVPAPPPVPSFGNPLPVKPPPAVDAANPRKKKRKHNQLGLTPKTEDHESSEEDDVDEESRLAPAAASAIVPLRFTYKGRTSTLQSPTDIAAWIEERKKRFPTQAKAEEKRKAMQEAKKAREEALNKKRIERQEQRRAQKVANDRPESVIDPADAAAKAKRKADKLQRKLLKEQERVAKAEADAERARLEVERLQKVAMEARRGSESATQKTEIQPSVAAEKPDPESGQKVEMVGSKDNNSEAVAVPTESSIASMAHGTVVTKIEPGDSVESRNEESAASSFDDSDSSDWTSSSGSDISSDSDESDDDSAPEEVSSRREGPERVAPPPRVNKKKVCRHFARNRRCLHGEKCHFLHELPERGPKTKSVEKKGRRGLFQALLERQKEDEDRRAMEVIVWLGENGFLEAPEAEERASGHSHSDGNKDESRDSQETKDTVAAV; encoded by the exons ATGAGCTCCCAGGGATTCTCAtttcctccccctcctcctccccctcctcagcaacagcagccaCCTCAGTCAACTATTCCGTCTGGGCCTCCACAGTACGGGTACGGTTCTTATGGTCAGCGAGGTGGACGAGGCGCCGGAGGGCACAACAGAGGTCGTGGCAGAGGGTTTGGGAATAGAGGGGGTCAGGGAGGCTCCTTTGTTACCCACCATGCCAACCATACCCCGACCTATTCCTCTACGCCGTCATCTTTCGGTTACGGGTCGATAAATTATACCGGCTTTACGCCTCAATCTCAGCCTACTGGCTCTTGCAATAATCCATCACCACATATAGCGTCTTTAGGGTCGCCAAGTTTCCAACACCAGTCCAATACATCTTCGTACGCATCCCCTCAACGCTTTTCGCAGCCGCCAGTCGTTCTCGGATCTCCATATCAGCCCCAACCTAGCTATGATACAGCTTACGCCCCCTCAAATGCACAGTCAAGTCTTCCGTACCCTCCTGTCATGCACTCGAGTCAACATACTCCTCAACCTGTACAAGCGCCGATGATGAGTCCTCCAATGCGTTGGGGTTTTGAAGCGTCACCACCTACAGGAACCTTTGCTAGTCCTCGGCGTAGCAATCAATGGACGCCGCGGCAATCTAGCACACACCAGAATCAATCTTCCTCTAATGGAAACTCAATGAAACACGGCGGAAAACGGGATCATGCATCGGCATTTGGAGGAAAACCGCCAACGGTTGCACCTTCCGTTCCTGCACCGCCTCCGGTCCCAAGCTTCGGCAACCCTCTGCCTGTGAAACCTCCTCCGGCAGTTGATGCTGCAAatccaagaaaaaagaaaagaaaacacaACCAGTTAGGGCTTACACCCAAAACCGAGGATCATGAATCGAGTGAGGAGGACGACGTGGATGAAGAATCCAGGTTGGCGCCTGCGGCTGCCAGTGCTATAGTGCCGTTGCGATTCACCTATAAAGGACGGACGTCCACACTTCAGTCACCCACAGACATTGCCGCATGGATTGAGGAACGGAAGAAACGATTTCCGACGCAAGCAAAGgctgaagagaagaggaaggctATGCaggaggccaagaaggcccGTGAAGAAGCTTtgaacaagaaaaggattgAGAGACAGGAGCAAAGACGAGCCCAGAAGGTCGCCAATGATAGACCAGAGAGCGTCATTGATCCGGCGGATGCGGCCGCAAAGGCGAAACGAAAGGCTGATAAGCTTCAACGCAAGTTGCTAAAGGAGCAGGAACGGGTAGCCAAAGCGGAGGCGGATGCCGAGCGGGCTCGGCTCGAAGTTGAAAGGCTGCAGAAGGTGGCCATGGAGGCGAGAAGAGGGTCAGAGTCTGCAACGCAGAAAACTGAAATTCAACCTTCCGTCGCTGCAGAAAAGCCGGACCCAGAATCTGGTCAGAAAGTGGAGATGGTCGGCTCCAAGGACAACAACTCGGAGGCTGTGGCTGTCCCTACCGAGAGTTCTATCGCATCCATGGCCCATGGGACAGTGGTAACAAAGATTGAACCCGGTGACTCGGTAGAGAGTCGAAACGAGGAATCCGCCGCATCATCTTTCGACGATTCGGACAGCAGTGACTGGACGTCATCAAGTGGATCTGACATCTCTTCGGATTCCGACGAGAGCGACGATGATTCGGCCCCTGAGGAAGTGTCTTCGCGCCGTGAGGGGCCAGAGCGGGTAGCACCACCGCCTCGAGTCAATAAGAAGAAAGTGTGTCGCCATTTCGCGCGCAATAGGCGCTGCTTACACGGGGAGAAGTGCCATTTTCTACACGAGTTGCCGGAAAGAGGCCCCAAAACAAAGTCGGTGGAGAAAAAAGGACGGAGGGGACTCTTCCAAGCT CTGCTCGAGCGCCAAAAAGAGGACGAAGATCGGAGAGCCATGGAAGTGATTGTATGGCTGGGAGAAAACGGATTTCTGGAAGCCCCAGAGGCCGAGGAAAGGGCGTCTGGACACTCTCATAGCGATGGGAACAAAGATGAGAGCCGGGACTCTCAGGAGACGAAAGACACAGTTGCTGCTGTCTAG
- a CDS encoding GPI anchored serine-threonine rich family protein, whose product MRSIIFLSLSALAAIAAAASKENPFNIPANGYQFTAGEPTTLSWEPTTSGTVTLKLQWGDVFTPDSGSTIVSSIPNSGSYTWNVPSSIASRPDYTIEIISDDDTSETNYLNRFMIAGATGVASSTATATATTSKTASTTSNSTTTSGTPTMTTVTSTTASSSSSSSTTSSSSTTESSTTTTQASRTTATTSPTSVPDPNGGAINRISGGMMALVMGVIAFM is encoded by the exons ATGCgttccatcatcttcctgtCTCTCAGCGCTCTTGCGGCCATCGCAGCTGCTGCTTCCAAGGAGAATCCTTTTAACATCCCTGCCAACGGTTACCAGTTCACTGCTGGTGAGCCCACTACATTGAGCTGGGAGCCTACCACCAGTGGAACTGTCACTCTCAAGCTTCAATGGGGCGACGTTTTCACTCCTGATTCTGGATCAACCATTGTCT CGAGCATTCCCAATTCAGGAAGCTACACCTGGAATGTTCCTTCTAGCATTGCTTCTCGGCCTGATTACACCATTGAGATCATTTCTGATGATGACACCTCCGAAACCAACTACTTGAACCGTTTCATGATTGCGGGAGCTACTGGTGTCGCGTCGAGCACGGCTACGGCAACTGCCACTACCTCCAAGACCGCCTCTACCACGTCTAACTCGACTACTACTAGCGGAACTCCTACCATGACCACTGTGACTTCGACcactgcttcttcctccagcagctcttcGACCACCAGCAGCTCGTCTACCACTGAATCTTCGACTACTACCACTCAGGCTTCTCGCACGACCGCCACTACATCGCCTACTTCGGTCCCCGACCCCAATGGCGGTGCCATCAACCGGATCTCCGGTGGTATGATGGCGCTCGTCATGGGTGTGATTGCATTCATGTAA